The following are encoded in a window of Deltaproteobacteria bacterium genomic DNA:
- the rpsI gene encoding 30S ribosomal protein S9, producing the protein MAEGMIHAVGKRKTSVARVWMRPGHGVITINKKPMDEYITRETDKMVIRQPLELTDNLEKFNITINVRGGGISGQAGAIRHGIARALGELDPEYRLILKKAELLTRDSRIKERKKYGQRGARARYQYSKR; encoded by the coding sequence ATGGCCGAAGGGATGATTCACGCGGTAGGAAAAAGAAAAACATCCGTCGCCCGGGTCTGGATGAGGCCGGGGCATGGTGTCATCACCATCAACAAGAAACCGATGGATGAATATATCACCAGGGAGACCGACAAGATGGTCATCCGCCAGCCCCTTGAGCTGACCGACAACCTGGAAAAATTCAATATCACGATAAACGTAAGGGGAGGGGGCATTTCCGGTCAGGCCGGGGCCATCAGGCATGGCATCGCGCGGGCCTTGGGGGAATTGGACCCGGAATACCGGCTTATCCTGAAGAAGGCGGAACTCCTTACCCGCGATTCCAGGATCAAGGAAAGAAAGAAATACGGACAGCGCGGCGCCCGGGCCCGTTACCAGTATTCCAAGAGATAG
- the rplM gene encoding 50S ribosomal protein L13 has protein sequence MKTFVAKEHEVEKKWYLVDAENRVLGRLATQIANRLRGKHKPIFTPHADTGDFVVVINAEKIRLTGRKWDNKYYYRHSGYPGGLKAISARKLLEKKPEDILRLAVRRMLPKNSLGRRQLKKLKVYAGPEHPHQAQQPEKLEI, from the coding sequence ATGAAAACCTTTGTGGCAAAGGAACATGAAGTCGAGAAAAAATGGTACCTGGTTGACGCGGAAAACAGGGTCCTCGGAAGGCTGGCAACCCAGATCGCGAATCGTTTGCGCGGAAAGCACAAGCCCATTTTCACTCCCCACGCCGACACGGGAGATTTCGTGGTGGTCATCAACGCGGAAAAAATCCGACTGACCGGAAGAAAATGGGACAACAAGTACTATTACCGGCACAGCGGATACCCGGGCGGCCTCAAGGCGATATCGGCCAGGAAACTCCTGGAAAAAAAGCCGGAGGATATCCTGCGCCTTGCCGTGAGGCGGATGCTTCCCAAGAACAGCCTGGGAAGAAGGCAGCTAAAAAAATTGAAAGTCTATGCAGGACCTGAACACCCGCATCAGGCACAACAACCGGAAAAACTGGAGATCTAA
- a CDS encoding MFS transporter, with translation MGKHNPLKKVYYGWVIVGVSLVSMAFWLGIRTSFSVFYVALLEEFSWRRGDSAGVQSMALITYTFLAPVVGSLIDRFGPRRVIPPGILVLGLGLGLCATIKTLPQFYLLYGVVMGSGITCIGIISYSAILAHWFEKKRGLASGIAVSGMGLGTFTLVPLSQTMITAWGWRAAFIILGGLVLIILLPLNGLVLRHKPADVGQAVDGEETTPPVTGEGTDPVSAQRDREWTIGSVFVQGRFWALMGFAFFSIIGIYAILTHNVKYLVDQGVDKMTAAWVFALVGVVSSIFRIFWGWLSDRTSREATFTMGIGCACLGVISLMLVEITGNKGFVYGFFLLFGMGWGATAPMFMAVSADLFQGRIFGFIYGLVEAGIGIAGAIGAWMAGEIFDRTQSYQVAFVLVLVVLVLSAALVWLAAPRKIRRFI, from the coding sequence ATGGGTAAGCACAACCCTTTAAAAAAAGTTTATTACGGTTGGGTGATCGTCGGGGTATCTCTCGTCTCCATGGCCTTCTGGCTGGGGATCCGCACCAGTTTTTCGGTCTTCTACGTGGCGCTACTTGAGGAGTTCTCCTGGCGGAGGGGGGACTCCGCAGGCGTTCAATCCATGGCCCTCATCACATACACCTTCCTGGCTCCTGTGGTCGGCTCCCTGATCGACCGTTTTGGACCCAGGCGGGTCATTCCTCCGGGTATCCTTGTCCTGGGTTTGGGATTGGGTCTTTGCGCCACCATAAAAACCCTACCCCAGTTCTACCTACTCTACGGGGTGGTAATGGGTTCCGGGATTACCTGCATAGGGATCATCTCTTATTCCGCCATCCTCGCTCACTGGTTCGAAAAGAAGAGGGGCCTGGCCAGCGGGATCGCGGTTTCCGGCATGGGACTCGGCACCTTCACTCTGGTCCCCCTCTCCCAGACCATGATTACCGCATGGGGTTGGCGGGCGGCCTTTATCATCCTGGGCGGGCTGGTACTGATCATTCTCCTCCCCCTTAACGGCCTAGTGCTGAGGCACAAGCCGGCCGATGTTGGACAGGCTGTAGACGGCGAGGAAACAACGCCACCGGTTACCGGTGAAGGGACTGATCCTGTTTCCGCCCAGCGGGATCGTGAATGGACAATCGGGAGTGTCTTCGTCCAGGGGCGGTTCTGGGCCCTCATGGGGTTCGCTTTCTTTTCCATTATAGGGATCTACGCGATTCTTACCCATAACGTGAAATACCTTGTGGACCAGGGAGTGGACAAGATGACAGCAGCTTGGGTCTTTGCTCTCGTGGGCGTCGTCTCTTCCATATTCCGGATCTTCTGGGGGTGGCTGTCGGATCGAACCAGCAGGGAGGCCACCTTCACCATGGGAATAGGGTGTGCCTGCCTGGGAGTAATATCCCTCATGCTCGTAGAGATAACCGGGAACAAGGGCTTCGTTTACGGGTTCTTCCTCCTGTTCGGCATGGGGTGGGGCGCCACGGCTCCCATGTTCATGGCCGTTTCGGCTGATCTTTTCCAGGGCAGGATCTTTGGATTCATATACGGGTTGGTCGAGGCCGGGATCGGGATCGCCGGGGCCATCGGTGCCTGGATGGCCGGGGAGATTTTCGATCGAACCCAGAGTTACCAGGTGGCCTTCGTCCTGGTGCTGGTCGTCTTGGTCCTCTCGGCGGCCCTCGTGTGGCTGGCAGCCCCGCGAAAAATAAGAAGGTTTATCTAG
- a CDS encoding TRAP transporter large permease, whose translation MNPSTIGILGIALLLILFLLRMPVAFAMIFVGVLGFAALGGIEPAFSILAQDLFETFSSYPLSVIPMFIMMGSFAFASGISQRLYKTAYAWVGPMRGGLTIATVLACAGFAAICGSTAATAATMGRIALPEMRKYGYDTTLSTGTVAASGALGILIPPSTILIVYGILTEESIGKLFIAGVLPGILLSFFFVATVAILCIRDPKLGPPGKSISLKEKLIATTGIIEAAILFVLTIGGLFLGWFSPTQAGAIGAGGALLIGLGRRQLNWKRFISASKDGLQTSCMVLFIIASATVFGHFMAISNIPFMLADWIGQLPVSPIIIMGVIIFIYFLGGFFMDSMALVVVTIPIFFPVVMKLGFDPIWFGVIIVLVAEMGVITPPVGVNVFVIKGIAPDIPLHIIFKGIFPFLWALIILTALLMIFPQIATFLPSLVSI comes from the coding sequence ATGAATCCTTCTACGATAGGAATTTTGGGAATTGCACTTCTTTTAATACTCTTTTTACTGCGGATGCCCGTGGCCTTTGCCATGATCTTTGTCGGGGTCCTGGGATTTGCGGCCCTCGGGGGCATAGAACCGGCATTCAGCATTCTGGCCCAGGACCTCTTTGAGACCTTTTCATCCTACCCCCTGTCCGTAATACCCATGTTTATCATGATGGGGTCATTTGCCTTTGCATCGGGCATAAGCCAGAGGCTTTACAAGACGGCTTACGCCTGGGTGGGGCCGATGCGGGGAGGACTCACAATCGCCACAGTTCTGGCTTGTGCCGGATTCGCGGCCATTTGCGGATCTACCGCAGCAACGGCGGCCACTATGGGAAGAATCGCCCTTCCGGAGATGCGCAAATACGGTTATGACACCACCCTTTCAACCGGTACCGTTGCGGCCTCCGGGGCACTGGGCATTCTGATCCCACCGAGCACGATACTTATCGTATACGGCATACTGACTGAAGAATCCATTGGCAAACTCTTTATAGCAGGTGTCCTCCCTGGCATATTATTGAGCTTCTTTTTTGTGGCCACGGTCGCCATACTTTGCATCAGGGATCCCAAATTGGGTCCTCCCGGGAAATCCATCAGCCTGAAGGAAAAATTAATCGCCACCACAGGAATCATCGAGGCCGCCATCCTCTTTGTGCTTACGATCGGAGGGCTGTTCCTGGGATGGTTCAGCCCAACCCAGGCCGGGGCCATCGGGGCGGGCGGGGCCTTGCTTATCGGCCTTGGCCGACGACAGCTCAACTGGAAGAGATTTATCAGTGCGAGCAAAGACGGCCTTCAAACCTCCTGCATGGTCCTTTTCATTATCGCCAGTGCGACTGTTTTCGGGCATTTTATGGCCATTTCCAATATCCCTTTTATGCTTGCGGATTGGATAGGACAGCTCCCCGTCTCCCCAATCATCATCATGGGAGTCATTATCTTCATCTACTTCCTCGGTGGCTTCTTCATGGACTCCATGGCCCTGGTGGTGGTCACGATCCCCATATTTTTTCCTGTGGTCATGAAGCTGGGATTCGATCCCATATGGTTCGGGGTCATCATAGTCCTCGTGGCCGAGATGGGTGTCATCACTCCTCCCGTGGGCGTAAACGTCTTTGTCATCAAAGGCATCGCCCCCGATATTCCACTCCACATCATCTTCAAAGGGATCTTTCCTTTTCTCTGGGCCTTGATCATCCTAACCGCCCTCCTGATGATCTTTCCCCAGATCGCCACCTTCCTGCCCAGCCTGGTATCCATTTAG
- a CDS encoding TRAP transporter small permease, translating to MLEQVEKFTRRLSTVLEWVGLVAVMFMVLITCADVLGAKIFLRPVFGAIDLVMLAQLVAISFAASATLLVGKHVQVEFFVMMFPARLKAIVDAFIQLLGFSLFVVIVWRLTVYGYHLQISGEVSSTARIPLYFFAYGAALACLPVCLLLLLHFLKIIGKMVGDK from the coding sequence ATGTTGGAGCAAGTGGAAAAGTTCACCCGCCGCCTAAGCACCGTTTTGGAATGGGTAGGATTGGTGGCCGTCATGTTCATGGTGTTGATAACATGTGCCGACGTTTTAGGGGCCAAGATCTTCCTCCGTCCCGTTTTCGGGGCGATCGACCTTGTAATGCTTGCACAGCTTGTGGCCATATCCTTTGCCGCCAGCGCCACTCTCCTCGTAGGGAAACATGTCCAGGTAGAATTTTTCGTGATGATGTTTCCCGCACGATTAAAGGCAATTGTGGACGCCTTCATACAGCTTTTGGGCTTCTCCCTCTTTGTGGTTATTGTGTGGCGCCTTACCGTTTATGGTTATCACCTCCAAATCTCGGGAGAGGTGAGTTCCACGGCCCGTATTCCATTATACTTTTTTGCATATGGAGCGGCCTTGGCCTGTTTGCCCGTGTGTCTGCTACTGCTGCTCCATTTCCTGAAAATAATCGGCAAAATGGTGGGCGACAAATGA
- a CDS encoding TRAP transporter substrate-binding protein produces MRGKRSITATGVFAIAAFLFLFVGGAQAASKVIEFKFAHIFPPPAKHSKICEAFVKDLEKRTGGRIKTRYFGGGSLLKPPGMAKGLQMGIADMGFAHVEYSPGRFPVTEVCDLPLGYPSGWVSNHVVNDFYQKFKPKEWDKLKVLWMHASTPNVMITTKPIRKLEDLKGLTIRAPGRVGNTVSALGASPAPMPIMEVYDAIAKGVIHGVNTPFETLKTFRFAEVAKYTTSSWQVGNLYTFYVAMNKRSYEKIPPDLKEIFDELCGEYKEKFALMWNSVDFDGKDFAAQKGVQIIHLSPEEVARWKEVTKPVIEGYIKDMVGKGYSEKEVRGWISYLRERIDFWTKKQLDYRIKSPTGPDEMRP; encoded by the coding sequence ATGAGGGGAAAAAGGTCAATTACCGCGACAGGTGTATTTGCTATTGCGGCGTTTCTTTTCCTGTTCGTTGGAGGAGCACAGGCCGCTTCCAAGGTCATTGAATTCAAGTTCGCCCATATCTTCCCACCGCCCGCGAAACACTCCAAGATCTGCGAAGCATTTGTAAAAGACCTTGAAAAAAGGACGGGCGGCCGCATCAAGACCCGTTACTTCGGTGGCGGCTCTTTACTCAAACCGCCCGGCATGGCCAAGGGACTTCAAATGGGAATCGCGGATATGGGGTTCGCCCATGTGGAGTATTCTCCCGGCCGTTTCCCGGTAACAGAGGTCTGTGATCTACCCTTGGGCTATCCCAGCGGCTGGGTCTCCAATCATGTCGTAAACGACTTCTATCAAAAGTTCAAACCCAAAGAGTGGGACAAGCTCAAGGTTCTATGGATGCACGCAAGCACACCCAACGTAATGATAACCACGAAGCCGATTCGGAAACTGGAAGACCTCAAGGGTTTGACCATCAGGGCCCCCGGCAGGGTCGGCAACACCGTCTCCGCCCTGGGTGCCTCCCCTGCCCCCATGCCGATCATGGAGGTCTATGACGCCATAGCAAAGGGAGTAATCCATGGAGTAAACACTCCTTTTGAGACCCTGAAAACCTTTCGCTTCGCCGAGGTTGCAAAATATACCACCTCAAGCTGGCAGGTAGGCAACCTTTATACCTTCTATGTTGCCATGAACAAAAGAAGCTATGAAAAAATTCCACCGGACCTGAAGGAAATCTTCGACGAACTCTGCGGCGAGTACAAGGAGAAATTCGCACTCATGTGGAATTCGGTTGATTTCGACGGAAAGGACTTCGCCGCCCAAAAAGGGGTCCAGATTATTCATCTATCCCCGGAGGAAGTGGCTAGGTGGAAAGAGGTCACAAAGCCTGTCATAGAGGGATATATCAAAGACATGGTAGGAAAGGGTTATTCCGAAAAGGAGGTCAGGGGCTGGATATCTTATCTTAGGGAACGGATCGACTTCTGGACAAAGAAACAACTTGATTATAGAATCAAGTCACCCACCGGCCCGGATGAAATGAGGCCTTAA
- a CDS encoding IclR family transcriptional regulator, which yields MKAETRQETRYRVQALERALDILDAFSFQDREMSLSDLAFKTGLNKTTAKRLVSNLVARGYLQQNQISKHYQLGMRLFELGGIVFSSFDLREAAAYPMTRLQAETGATVLLGTMMEDQLVYLDKREGRGMIRISSDIGWRRPLHYGMLGMVLMAFLDPKRVKEILEKTPLEAHTPFSITDEDAFNLRLEQIRRQGYIQEREEAVEGIIGIAAPIRNYSREVIAALGIALPAHQSYLQEGLKRYIDLVRETCDEISTDLGYLKI from the coding sequence ATGAAGGCTGAGACCCGACAAGAAACCCGATATCGCGTGCAGGCCTTGGAAAGGGCCCTGGATATCCTCGATGCCTTCTCCTTCCAGGACAGGGAGATGAGCCTCTCGGACCTGGCCTTCAAAACAGGCCTTAACAAAACAACTGCCAAACGACTTGTATCCAACCTCGTTGCGAGAGGATACCTTCAGCAAAACCAGATTTCCAAGCATTACCAACTCGGGATGCGATTGTTCGAACTTGGGGGAATAGTATTCTCCTCTTTTGACTTAAGGGAAGCCGCCGCCTATCCCATGACACGCCTCCAGGCCGAAACCGGGGCCACCGTCCTCCTCGGCACCATGATGGAGGACCAACTGGTTTACCTGGACAAGCGTGAAGGAAGGGGCATGATCCGCATCTCCTCGGATATCGGCTGGAGAAGACCCCTCCATTACGGGATGCTGGGCATGGTATTAATGGCCTTCCTGGATCCAAAACGGGTGAAGGAAATCCTTGAAAAAACCCCGCTGGAGGCCCATACCCCCTTTTCCATCACGGATGAAGACGCCTTCAACCTCCGTCTCGAGCAAATCCGCAGGCAGGGGTACATCCAGGAAAGGGAAGAGGCGGTTGAAGGAATCATAGGCATCGCAGCCCCAATAAGAAATTACTCACGAGAAGTGATTGCAGCCTTGGGTATCGCTTTGCCCGCCCATCAAAGTTATCTCCAAGAAGGCCTGAAACGGTATATCGACCTGGTTCGGGAGACCTGCGACGAGATCTCCACCGACCTCGGATACCTGAAGATATAG